A genomic window from Gymnodinialimonas ceratoperidinii includes:
- a CDS encoding LysE family translocator, whose translation MISTQFLLTALVVVIAPGTGVLYTLALGLGRGRRAALWAALGCTLGIVPHLLAATLGLAAVLHASALLFNVVKFLGVGYLLYLAWSALRSGGALNVEPSTRVEPGPAIARRGALINILNPKLSIFFLSLLTPFLSGNPATVTQETLILGAIFMAMTFAVFVLYGLFAATARRYILGSARIMAWMNRSFAAIFALLAGRLALERA comes from the coding sequence TGATCGCACCGGGAACCGGCGTGCTCTATACCCTCGCGCTCGGATTGGGGCGCGGTCGTCGCGCGGCGCTCTGGGCGGCCTTGGGCTGCACGCTTGGCATCGTCCCGCATCTGCTGGCTGCGACGCTCGGCCTGGCCGCCGTCCTCCATGCCTCGGCGCTCCTCTTCAACGTGGTGAAATTCCTCGGCGTGGGCTATCTTCTGTACCTCGCATGGTCGGCGTTGCGCTCGGGCGGCGCACTGAACGTCGAGCCCTCGACCCGCGTCGAGCCGGGGCCGGCCATCGCCAGACGCGGCGCGTTGATCAATATCCTCAACCCGAAGCTGTCGATCTTCTTCCTGTCCCTGCTGACCCCGTTCCTGTCCGGCAACCCGGCCACCGTGACGCAGGAAACGCTGATCCTTGGCGCCATATTCATGGCCATGACCTTCGCTGTCTTCGTGCTCTATGGCCTCTTCGCCGCGACGGCGCGCCGATACATCCTCGGCTCCGCACGGATCATGGCGTGGATGAACCGCTCCTTCGCGGCGATATTCGCCCTCTTGGCAGGGCGGCTCGCGTTGGAGCGTGCGTGA
- a CDS encoding class I SAM-dependent DNA methyltransferase: MSDDKTISVYETRAESYAGMGITPTQAEALEVFTAALPAAADILDLGCGPGLHARAMMELGHRVDGIDATPAFVDAAVSRGVSAQLGTFDDITAHDAYDGIWASFSLLHAPRAEVPRHLRALAHALRPGGVLFLGMKTGEGEARDGLGRHYSYFTAEELIAMLTGLGLTLTHRVDGAEPGLAGTHDPFTLLHAKAPDDA, from the coding sequence ATGAGCGACGATAAAACCATCTCCGTCTATGAAACCCGCGCGGAGTCCTACGCCGGCATGGGGATCACCCCGACGCAGGCAGAAGCGCTGGAGGTTTTCACCGCCGCCTTGCCTGCCGCGGCCGATATTCTCGATCTTGGTTGTGGCCCGGGCCTGCATGCCCGCGCGATGATGGAGCTTGGCCACAGGGTGGACGGCATCGACGCGACCCCGGCTTTCGTGGATGCGGCTGTGTCCCGGGGCGTCTCCGCCCAACTCGGGACGTTTGACGACATCACGGCGCATGACGCCTACGACGGCATTTGGGCCAGCTTCAGCCTGCTCCACGCGCCGCGTGCAGAGGTGCCGCGCCATCTGCGCGCGCTCGCCCATGCCTTGCGACCCGGGGGCGTGCTGTTTCTCGGCATGAAGACCGGAGAGGGTGAAGCACGCGACGGCCTCGGTCGGCATTACAGCTATTTCACGGCAGAGGAGCTTATCGCGATGCTGACCGGGCTTGGCCTCACCCTCACCCACCGTGTAGACGGCGCGGAGCCCGGCCTAGCCGGCACCCATGATCCTTTCACCCTGCTCCACGCGAAAGCTCCCGACGATGCCTGA
- the rnhA gene encoding ribonuclease HI, which translates to MPDLIAYTDGACSGNPGPGGWGALMRAKDGETIIKERELKGGEADTTNNRMELLAAISALEALERPSTLTIVTDSAYVKNGITGWMHGWKRNGWKTSTKKPVKNVDLWQRLDEAQARHNVTWEWIKGHAGHEGNERADELARAGMAPFKKSKRG; encoded by the coding sequence ATGCCTGACCTGATTGCCTACACCGACGGAGCCTGCTCCGGAAATCCCGGCCCCGGAGGGTGGGGCGCCCTGATGCGCGCCAAGGATGGCGAGACGATCATCAAGGAGCGCGAGTTGAAGGGCGGCGAGGCCGACACCACCAACAACCGCATGGAACTTCTGGCCGCGATCTCGGCTCTGGAGGCCTTGGAGCGTCCCTCGACCCTGACCATCGTGACCGACAGCGCCTACGTGAAGAACGGCATCACCGGCTGGATGCATGGTTGGAAGCGGAACGGCTGGAAGACCTCGACCAAGAAGCCGGTGAAGAACGTAGACCTCTGGCAGCGGCTGGACGAGGCGCAGGCGCGGCACAACGTGACCTGGGAATGGATCAAGGGCCATGCCGGTCACGAGGGCAACGAGCGCGCCGACGAATTGGCACGCGCGGGCATGGCGCCGTTCAAGAAATCGAAGCGTGGCTGA
- a CDS encoding trimeric intracellular cation channel family protein: MGITLTLDYASVLVFALTGALAASRAQLDIVGFIFFACLTAVGGGTLRDLLLDRDPVFWIADATPLAVAMAAAVVVFFTAHLMESRLKWLIWLDAGAFAIAVAAGVAVAREAGVSTGVVLVMGVATGTFGGLMRDVVANEVPLVLKQGELYVTAAFAGAAASLLGARFLSPEAAWPTVICIFVTFGLRAGSLLFGWSLPVYKGRPPRA; the protein is encoded by the coding sequence ATGGGTATCACGCTGACACTGGACTACGCCTCGGTGCTGGTCTTCGCGCTGACAGGGGCGCTGGCCGCGTCGCGGGCTCAGCTTGATATCGTGGGGTTCATCTTTTTCGCCTGCCTCACGGCGGTGGGGGGCGGCACCCTGCGCGATTTGTTGCTGGACCGGGACCCGGTGTTCTGGATCGCCGACGCAACACCGCTCGCCGTTGCGATGGCCGCGGCCGTGGTGGTTTTCTTCACTGCGCATTTGATGGAATCGCGCCTGAAGTGGCTGATCTGGCTCGACGCGGGCGCCTTTGCCATCGCGGTCGCGGCAGGGGTCGCCGTCGCACGGGAAGCCGGGGTGAGCACGGGTGTGGTCCTTGTCATGGGCGTCGCCACCGGGACCTTCGGCGGCCTGATGCGCGACGTGGTCGCCAATGAGGTGCCGCTGGTCCTGAAACAGGGGGAGCTCTACGTCACCGCCGCCTTCGCCGGTGCGGCCGCATCCCTTCTGGGAGCGCGGTTCCTCTCGCCGGAAGCGGCATGGCCAACGGTGATCTGCATCTTTGTCACCTTCGGTCTGCGCGCAGGCTCGCTCCTGTTCGGGTGGAGCCTGCCTGTCTACAAGGGGCGCCCCCCGCGCGCCTGA